ACCACCGGCTTCCCCATTATCATTCCCGGAGTCCCGACCTGAGGTGCATGCTGTGCAGGCATGTAATAAGACAGCGCATCAGCAGGTCCTCCAACAGGCATTGTTCCTCGTGGAATCGATGCGAGAACTTCATCTTTCAAATCCTCCCTCGGAACTATGTCAACTAAGAAGTCGAATATGTCAGTCCTAGTAATAGCTGCTGCAATATCGTTTTTCTGAAGTGTCCTCCTTTTATTCTCTTCCGTGTGATTCCACGAACGCAAGGTCAATTCTAAGATGAACATTTCGCACGCCCGGGCAAAAATGACTGGAGCCTCGGCAGATATCATCCTCACATCTTCATCAGCTTTCATGATCTTCTTGATCCTCGCCAACGGAAGGTTATGGTTCTTGAAATCCGTAACTTTCTCGATTTCTTGATACTGATTTGCCCAAAATGCCTGGAGTTGTTGCTggagttgttgttgttgctgatgGTGGATTTGCTGATAAGCAAGTTGGTGCTGCGCAAGTTGAGCTCCTGTCGGCTGACCTGTGGACTGAATACCTCCAACCGATGTTACGACCGAACCCGGATTTGGGGCCGTCCCAGTCACTTGATTTTGATACGGATTAGTACCGTAAGGAACTTGACCTCCGCTACCCATCATCCCCATGGCAGGGGGCTGTCCATGTCCTTGCTGATCCATTCTAATCTGCTTCAACCAAAACTTAATACCTCTGCCTCGAACAAACAAATTTTAACTACGCATTACATTTTCATTGCATCTAAACATTGAAATCCGAATAAACCTCGTAAGCACGACAATCTCCGGTGAAAGGAAagccaaaaaaaagaaaagcaaaccAACATAGGTTAGAAAATCACATTCCTTCAGATCCTATACATGTTACTCCAACTCACTATTTATCAACATAACATCAAATCCAATACATGTTATTCCAACTTACTAGTTTTCTAAAAGTGACACACAGTCCGACACATATCCGTACATGAGTTTGATACCCTCcctatacataaatatatattttttcagaCACTCATATCCAACACTCAAGCCCAAGTcctaataaaaacaaaacatgtgtCGTTTTGGCTCCAAAAACATGAATTCCATCCTGATTTACCTCATAAAGTTCtccataaaaatttgaaaaagaaaaacaagcaCAATAAAGATCATATATGTCTATTTTCTGCAGCAATTCaacatcaaagaaaaaaaattattataagagaaGATGATTCAAGTAAAGATCTCCTAAACCAAACTAGATAAAGTATATACTTGGTATATTATACGTATAAAAGAACGTATACGAAAAGCTTATTACCATTAAGGGAAAAAATTTGTACCTTGATTGGAAGATTGAGAAGAGCCTGAGATAGGAAAGAAGGGAAAAAGTGTCAAAACAGAAAAGAAGCTTCCAAGATCAAAAGGGCAAATATGGATAAAAGTGttcttttatagattttttttctgtacggtgagaaaaaaaaacccaaatttggtaaattttaggGTTAAGAGAGAATGAACAttgaagaggaaaaaaaaaaggtcgtCCTTTTTagcaaataattaatttttttaaaagaaaaaaaaaagattttctCGTACAAACTAACCTTAGATTGGAAACAACAAAAGCTGAAGTTGTTtagagtgttttttttttttcctttaattttttctgttcggttttcttttttttctgttgGGTTTTGACATGTGATGGCAGAACTGAGAAGCTACTTTTTATACGGTCTGGTCTTCCTCTTCTTTCTGCGTTTTCCTTTCCATTTTTGGTTTTCTGACGAAATTACCCTTTTCAATGAAATTACCTTCCGGATATCATGTTTCAGTTGTTTGGATCCGTTGGATCCGAAATATTAGATTTACACctatataaaatacaatttaattatgatacgtatgtataaatattttaaaatatataatatgagtCGCggcaaaatttgatataattgcATACTTGACATCAATttcgagttcaatttaatatcagattaattaaattgaaaataaatcgatctgaaataagaaattaaattgatgCGAATCAGTACAAAGTGTTAATCGAACCaaactaaaaactaattaaattgaatcgatttttttctattttgggttAAACGGTGAAAACTTTGGCAGACACATCTAGATATGTGTGAGAACAAAAATTGGGGAACTCCATTAATAGTTCATACATGGAGGATCAAAGAAGGAAGGATAATTCACAAGGACATTAACAGTTGAAATGGAAGTGAAAGTGAACAATTTTTACATGCTAAGAAAAGCTGATATACAATTGCTATCGTCGAAGCTTTCTTAATAACCATTTCCTTCGTTGATGGACATCCATTGCCACAAACATCCGGGCCTTTTTCTCGTCTTCGAGAAGCTTGCTAGCATCTAAGAAGAGCACATCGTCCATGCCTGGTATGGCTTGAAGCGCATCTACTATGCTTTCAATTGAGCTATAATATTGATCTTCGTTGTTAAAACTAGTTCTGACCTTAACCGGCCTTTTGTCAGAAGGATGTAATCTTCCTTGATTGGTTCTCACGGCTTTCCTTGATGCTGCCATTGATGAAGCATCAGTTTTCCGCTTTTTCCTTTGGTCAGGTATTTCAAACTCTGCGGCCAGAGATTGTAGATCGCCAAAGATATCATTGAACCCCGTATCAAGAACATCATTGTCAATATCTGATTTTACACCCGCACTACCGGTTTTATGAATCCTCGTCGGACTGCTACTAAAAGGGGACTCATCCTCCTCTTCACCTACAAACGTACAAAGTCAAAAGCTACTTTTAGCATATTTGTGATACCCAAAAAGAATGAAGTCTCATTGTCCATGCATAGGCAATTCATGTCACAAACATATAaagagagagggagagagatGTACCGGAAGAATTTTCAGCCTCCAAATTCCACCCATTTATATTTGCATTTCCGtaaatcaagaacaaatcaTTATAGCTAGGGAGGGTTCTGTTCCGGTATGATCGAGCATCAGGGTGTTCCTGCAGAAGACAAATGTAAGCTAAGATTAGCGACATTGCAAATTTTGTGCGGAAGAAAATTTGGTCAGGCAGCACCTTCAGATAAATGGCCCAGAGATGGTCATCAGCAATTATCATCTGTCGCTTCTCATCCCAAGTAAATCCATCATGGTCGAGTAGATATTTCATATCATTGAATCGTTTCCTCAAGTTCATAAAACGACTTTTTAGGACATCTTTGTCATATTGATACCCAAATTCTGCACTAAATTTTGCTACCATATCACCCCAGGCAAGCTtgctaaattttttatcaatcaTACTCCCTTGACGAACATGCTCTAGCATTAGATCAATGAAATATCGATCCATTGACGGTATCCAATCAGTTCTCCCATAGTAACCATTTTTCAGTATAGTTCCTTGAACAATTCAAGACAAAGTataagttgaaagaaaaattaatgttCCTCAAAGTTGCTAGAACTAATGGATCACCAGAAATAGTAAATGTCCTGCCTTTTAGATGATAAGAAAAATACCAGTTATAGAGCTAATGCAAGTGCAAATAATATTGGCAATAGAAAATCTGACCATATCCATTGCAGCAAGCATCTCGACCTGATCGCCTGTCCTTCCTATCAGTTGAATTTCCATAGATCAAGcataaatcattataatttgGCTTACGTTTGTGCCTGTATGAGACAACGTCTGGGTATTCCTACATTTACCATATGTTAGCtactttgaaaagaaaaggctTGACATCTAAGAACAAACAAACAAGCAAAGCAAGCACCTTGGTATAAGCCTCCCAAACATCATCACGGGCTGTAAGCATCTGCCGTGTTTCGTCCCAAGAAAACACTCTCTGATCAATGAGAATCCTCATATCACGATACTGTTTGCCAAGACTTTTATGATGATCCTTCAAAGATTCCTCATCAGGTTGTAATCCAAAACTTTCCATAAATGACAGACACATATCCAACCATACTTCAGTATCCAAAGCACCACTCATCATATTACCCCTATGCACTTGCTTTAACAAAAGGTCAATAAGGTGTCGTTCCATTGAAGGAGTCCAGTCTATCCTTGAATAACCATTACGAGCATGGAATTGAGAGTCATCTCCTACAATGTATTTACATGAGAAAATACCCTCATTACAGCCAGGAGGGGGGGGGGAATCTTAATATAATATGCATGTCTTTTCAAAATAGATGCATACCAATCATCAAATCCGGGTCCTCATTTTCAGGATGCTCCCTTTGGGCCATACTGCACATTCCATTAGAACTTTCTTGACCAAATATAACACACAGCTTGTGATAGTCAGGCACCATTTTGTGTCTGTATGATTGAGTGTTGGGATGTTCCTGCATATATTACATTTGAGCTAAAATAACAGCATGACACAGTGATGACAGAAAATTAGAGATGTATGGAAATTCACCTTCATATAAGCATCCCAAACATGATCCGCAGCAATGACCTTTTCTCGTTTGTCATCCCATGAGAACCCATTCTGTTCAAGTAGTATCtttatgttattatattgcCTCCTCAAGTGTCTGGCCTGGGACTTCAAAGCCTCTTCATCATAGTGACATCCAAACTTTACATTGAACATTGCAACAATTTGATTCCATGCCTCAGGTACAAACGCATGACCAATTTTATTCCCTCCTAGTGCTTGGTTAAGCAACAAGTCAATAAGATGACGATTCATTGCTGATGTCCAGTGTGGACCCAGCATCTCGTCTCTATCATGGAGATGGCCTCTGTTTTCTTCACCTAAAAGAGCAGGAAAGCCATCATAGACATGTACCGAAGTATGacagaaatagaaaattatttatcacCATAGACAGCTATTTAATAACATCTTTCATAAAGACACAAGTTATACCCCTAGTTATGACCTTACAAGAGAtaattattaacaataatataatcatGCAAATATTCCTATAGCTCTCtgtcaaagaaagaaaaaggaaaaaaccaaGGCGGAGATCCATATTCAAACCAGGAAAATACATCAAGCACTAAAAAGGCCAAGATAACAATTACCATAGCTTATCCACATTTATTGTCAAGTTTCAGTGTTACCAACTTAGCCAAACATTGGATGCCATGATCCAATCCCCTAACCTACCCTTCTGAACAGAGAAATTTCAGGCCTTCTTACACAGAAACGAAACTTACCAGTCCACACTGGTAATGTTTTAGGCCCAGTATATCTTCCTTGGCGCATATGACTTGAAACTACACTGTTGCTTGCATTTTTATAAATCAACCTCAAATCTCGGTAGTTCAGCATCTTCTTGTTTCTGAAGGTATGGGCATCTGGATGTGCCTAAAACATAACAaaggaaattataaaattccatATAGTCAATTTCCATGTCGAATGGAGATAGATATATACCTTGATATAGTTATCCCAAACAAGATCATCAGCAACTATCATTTTTTGTTTATCATCCCAAGAAAACCCTTTTTGTAAAAGTAGACTCTGAACATCACTGTAGTGCTTCAACAGTTTCCTATATCTACGCCTTAAAAAGCTTTTACTGAACTGAAAACAAAACTTGGCATTGAATGAACCAAGCATATCATTCCATGCTTGTTTGCTGAATGTGCTCTTACTTTTATTACCCTTTCTAAGATTTTCCAGCATAATCTCAATGAAGTATTGATCCATGGCTGGCGTCCATTCTATATTCAGGTTCTCGTCACTTACTGCAGGAACGGAACTTCCAACACCTAGAATTAAGATGGCAATTAGTGAAAAGTTTGTTCCATTTTGTTCTAAAAAAAGGTCCCACCAAATAGTGAGTACATTTAAATGCAATAATAATCCATTTCATGTCCTTTATGAGActtgcaaataaaataaaaaaccatcatcaaattttcatttttctcttggTATTTTGGGAGTTTGAATTAAAAATGAAGTAACAAGGTATGCATGGCttagtttgtgaaaaatatATGCGAGAAAGAACACATATATTTGTATGCTAAGATGCTGTAACTAAGATTCAACAAAGGTCTTCATAGGTTTCCATTTAGTGCACAGACACTCTCCATAAAGCAGATATAATACTAAATCACTGAAAATGTTACTGGGATTTCTCAATCAAGTCATGTGAAACATTATTACAATAGCATTTATTGACTTGTACTAGCTGCAAACTTGTTCATCATTCTAAAAAGCTAAGAGTTTTAGATAATCATAAAGAACCCCAGAACGGACTCAGCGTAACAATGCCAATGGAAATACATAACCTTATTAGTAACAAGAACACACCGAAATTCACCCCTAGCGCATCATCATCAAAATCAATATCATGACTAGATCTACTGTATCTTCCATCAGCTTGTGTATATGCATATATCAAGCACAAGTCACTGAAATTCGTCAAAGTTCTATTCCTGTATACCTGTGCATCCGGTTGACCCTGCAAatccattataataaaataagagcaTATAAAAATGCAAAAACCTCGACATAAACAAGAACATCATCCCCACCTTGATATATGCATTCCATACATGTGGAGGGGCAACTACCAATTTCCTTGTATCATCCCAACTAAACCCGTTTTGTTCGAGAAGATTCTTCACATCATTATACTGCTTCCACAAATTGGTATAATGACTTTTCAAAGTGTCCCTATCGTATTTACACCCAAATTTCACATTGAAAATAGATAACATATCGGTCCAAGCTTGTTTATTAAATGTATGGCCTAATCTATTACCCCTATGCATTTGATCTAACATAAGATCAATGAAAAACCGTTCCATTGTCGGCGTCCAATTTGTTCTTGTTCTATCACTGCTACTAGGTGCATTGCTCCCCATTCTTCCCCCTACTAATACAAAAAAGCttcattaatttcttaatttagaattacaGTACcttaaaaagttgaaatttaagCGATAACTTACAAGCCCATAAAATTCAAAGCTAATATAAgctcaaatgaaataaaaattgaaaagataaaaaaaagctAGTAAATTATTTGTTCAAAAAGATATCTGCAAAAAGGGCATTAATAATTGTTTAGTTTAAGGTTTCTACTACCTAAGAGCTTCAAGCAGACATATTCTATCTAAATTAAGTTGAGATAACATTAAATTAGCTCTAACatctaaaattgaaaactttataactttttattttgtattttccaGCATTATCCCACTAGTGATACGAAAAAATAAGCGAAACTATTAgtaaaaaataagcaaaaaaaaaaattgaaccttGGTACCTTTGGGTTTTTTGTCAGAGATTTCGCGTacgaaaattttatttcaatttccgGGAAATTTGATCAGGCGTGTGTTTTGCGGGTGCTTTTGATTCCAACCAAAAAGATCATGAAAGAATGGGTGCTTTTGATTGAAAGCTTGAAGGAGAAACTACAGCCTGTTTGGTTGCTGAGAAACTGGGTAGTTAACAGGCAAGAAAGTTCTCAGAAGTGGGCTTAAAAAGCACTTCAATTGGACCCTTTCAGCCCAAAAACCTGAAGATTGGACCCAAGGATCCAACACTTTATTTATAAAGAAACTATTTAATCAGATGCATTTCGACATATTTGAATTCACATGCCAATCGAATTGAGACTTAATTACAATAGTTTAGAAacttaatattttgaatatccatatgtttgtatattttattatgttataaatgtgttaaaatattttggtttatacaatttttgataatttaataatttctattatataatttttagattatttgtaATTTCAGATCTTATGTTGTGTGATTTTTATATGATAAGAAAGTTTAGAAATACGGAGAGCAATTCCTTTTCAgaattaatcattttgattACATTCCcaaaaaaaagtgaaagggCCAAAACACATAGAGATGGCCTTTATTGCAATACACATTTACATACATAGATcaatacatacacatatatgtgtatgtatagcTCTAATTATTCCGTTTATCACATTGGGGTAGTGGAAACTTAAACCAAGCAAAAGTGACCCTTACTGGGAAGCTTGCACTTTTGTTTTTATGGAATAGCAGTGAAGTTGAAATTATTGCAAGAAGTCTTGTAGAACAGCAGGGAAGAACTGAAACCAAGCCTTGATCTTGCCATATCAAACTGTACCAGATTATTCTCCATTTGGTAAGCCCCAATAATAATCGAAGCTCCATTGTTCTTCATTCCTCCATCCACAAAAGCTAAGCAAGACACTCCTGGTGCAGCTTCAACAAGGGAGTTTGCTCCATAAATCCTCCACATAACATGCTTGTCATGGAGCACAAGGTCGATGTTAGGAACCCCTGGTCCAACCCTGCTGTTTTTGAAGCTTTTCGAGTTGAAACAGGCACTGAATGGCGCAACTGGTTTTACTTGGGGAATAGCAGAGAGCTCCTTGGAGAAAAATTGTGTGACAGCTTTGAAGATTGAGTGGTGTAGAATGGTGTAAGGGTTGATTGTGCTGAGCTTCGTGCCTCCGACGCTTTGTTTATTGATCGATAACAGTGCTGTGTCTATCGGGACATCCTTGTCGTTTATCTTGATGGATTTAACTTCCATGTAGTACTCTCCTTGGGGACTGATGATAAGTGGAGTATAGCTTAATGGTCGTGTTATATCAACATTAGGCAGCATATAATAAGGGCTGTCCCCAAAGAACATGACACCTTTAGGGGCTAAACAAAGGGCAAACGTTGGGGCAAAACCAGCAGACCCAAAGTGTGAGGCCAGTTGAGTTGGTAGAGAAATGGGGGAATGCCCCAATCCAGCCACCCCTTGAACAGTACTTGGTAACCCTCTTTGCAGTAAAAGGGAAGGTGCACAAGTGAACAAGAACTGAGGGACCCTAACCATTGGACCAGGGTTAGACCCTTGAGTGGATTGAATTGATAGCACATCTTGTGCAAGCTCACTCATGGCGGTAAGGCCTGTCACAGGGTTCATTGACATGACCCCACATGTGTTGTTATGGCACCCTGGTCCATCTCTGGTGGAGCATATGTGGCAATAGTGACTGTCAGCTCTAGAGCATTGAGTCGAGCGGCACCTAGGGGCATGGTAGGTGGACGAACGGTAACTTTTCTCACAAGTAACCCATAGTAACCTTCCATTCAAGTCCACAACAAATGGGACTTTCTGTGAAGGAGTTCTCTTGTATATGTTAGTCACATAAAGTTTAGTTTTCGAATCTTTTTGCAGCTGCAAAACGAACCTGTTCGGTTTCGAAGTCTTTTGAGATTCAGATAAAAGGATGAAA
The Gossypium raimondii isolate GPD5lz chromosome 8, ASM2569854v1, whole genome shotgun sequence DNA segment above includes these coding regions:
- the LOC105792534 gene encoding nuclear transcription factor Y subunit C-9 codes for the protein MDQQGHGQPPAMGMMGSGGQVPYGTNPYQNQVTGTAPNPGSVVTSVGGIQSTGQPTGAQLAQHQLAYQQIHHQQQQQLQQQLQAFWANQYQEIEKVTDFKNHNLPLARIKKIMKADEDVRMISAEAPVIFARACEMFILELTLRSWNHTEENKRRTLQKNDIAAAITRTDIFDFLVDIVPREDLKDEVLASIPRGTMPVGGPADALSYYMPAQHAPQVGTPGMIMGKPVVDPAIYAQQSHPYMAQQMWPPGPEQQQSSSDH
- the LOC105792532 gene encoding uncharacterized protein LOC105792532 isoform X1 encodes the protein MGSNAPSSSDRTRTNWTPTMERFFIDLMLDQMHRGNRLGHTFNKQAWTDMLSIFNVKFGCKYDRDTLKSHYTNLWKQYNDVKNLLEQNGFSWDDTRKLVVAPPHVWNAYIKGQPDAQVYRNRTLTNFSDLCLIYAYTQADGRYSRSSHDIDFDDDALGVNFGVGSSVPAVSDENLNIEWTPAMDQYFIEIMLENLRKGNKSKSTFSKQAWNDMLGSFNAKFCFQFSKSFLRRRYRKLLKHYSDVQSLLLQKGFSWDDKQKMIVADDLVWDNYIKAHPDAHTFRNKKMLNYRDLRLIYKNASNSVVSSHMRQGRYTGPKTLPVWTGEENRGHLHDRDEMLGPHWTSAMNRHLIDLLLNQALGGNKIGHAFVPEAWNQIVAMFNVKFGCHYDEEALKSQARHLRRQYNNIKILLEQNGFSWDDKREKVIAADHVWDAYMKEHPNTQSYRHKMVPDYHKLCVIFGQESSNGMCSMAQREHPENEDPDLMIGDDSQFHARNGYSRIDWTPSMERHLIDLLLKQVHRGNMMSGALDTEVWLDMCLSFMESFGLQPDEESLKDHHKSLGKQYRDMRILIDQRVFSWDETRQMLTARDDVWEAYTKEYPDVVSYRHKRKPNYNDLCLIYGNSTDRKDRRSGRDACCNGYGTILKNGYYGRTDWIPSMDRYFIDLMLEHVRQGSMIDKKFSKLAWGDMVAKFSAEFGYQYDKDVLKSRFMNLRKRFNDMKYLLDHDGFTWDEKRQMIIADDHLWAIYLKVLPDQIFFRTKFAMSLILAYICLLQEHPDARSYRNRTLPSYNDLFLIYGNANINGWNLEAENSSGEEEDESPFSSSPTRIHKTGSAGVKSDIDNDVLDTGFNDIFGDLQSLAAEFEIPDQRKKRKTDASSMAASRKAVRTNQGRLHPSDKRPVKVRTSFNNEDQYYSSIESIVDALQAIPGMDDVLFLDASKLLEDEKKARMFVAMDVHQRRKWLLRKLRR
- the LOC105792532 gene encoding uncharacterized protein LOC105792532 isoform X4, producing MGSNAPSSSDRTRTNWTPTMERFFIDLMLDQMHRGNRLGHTFNKQAWTDMLSIFNVKFGCKYDRDTLKSHYTNLWKQYNDVKNLLEQNGFSWDDTRKLVVAPPHVWNAYIKGQPDAQVYRNRTLTNFSDLCLIYAYTQADGRYSRSSHDIDFDDDALGVNFGVGSSVPAVSDENLNIEWTPAMDQYFIEIMLENLRKGNKSKSTFSKQAWNDMLGSFNAKFCFQFSKSFLRRRYRKLLKHYSDVQSLLLQKGFSWDDKQKMIVADDLVWDNYIKAHPDAHTFRNKKMLNYRDLRLIYKNASNSVVSSHMRQGRYTGPKTLPVWTGEENRGHLHDRDEMLGPHWTSAMNRHLIDLLLNQALGGNKIGHAFVPEAWNQIVAMFNVKFGCHYDEEALKSQARHLRRQYNNIKILLEQNGFSWDDKREKVIAADHVWDAYMKEHPNTQSYRHKMVPDYHKLCVIFGQESSNGMCSMAQREHPENEDPDLMIGDDSQFHARNGYSRIDWTPSMERHLIDLLLKQVHRGNMMSGALDTEVWLDMCLSFMESFGLQPDEESLKDHHKSLGKQYRDMRILIDQRVFSWDETRQMLTARDDVWEAYTKEYPDVVSYRHKRKPNYNDLCLIYGNSTDRKDRRSGRDACCNGYGTILKNGYYGRTDWIPSMDRYFIDLMLEHVRQGSMIDKKFSKLAWGDMVAKFSAEFGYQYDKDVLKSRFMNLRKRFNDMKYLLDHDGFTWDEKRQMIIADDHLWAIYLKEHPDARSYRNRTLPSYNDLFLIYGNANINGWNLEAENSSGEEEDESPFSSSPTRIHKTGSAGVKSDIDNDVLDTGFNDIFGDLQSLAAEFEIPDQRKKRKTDASSMAASRKAVRTNQGRLHPSDKRPVKVRTSFNNEDQYYSSIESIVDALQAIPGMDDVLFLDASKLLEDEKKARMFVAMDVHQRRKWLLRKLRR
- the LOC105792532 gene encoding uncharacterized protein LOC105792532 isoform X5 is translated as MDQYFIEIMLENLRKGNKSKSTFSKQAWNDMLGSFNAKFCFQFSKSFLRRRYRKLLKHYSDVQSLLLQKGFSWDDKQKMIVADDLVWDNYIKAHPDAHTFRNKKMLNYRDLRLIYKNASNSVVSSHMRQGRYTGPKTLPVWTGEENRGHLHDRDEMLGPHWTSAMNRHLIDLLLNQALGGNKIGHAFVPEAWNQIVAMFNVKFGCHYDEEALKSQARHLRRQYNNIKILLEQNGFSWDDKREKVIAADHVWDAYMKEHPNTQSYRHKMVPDYHKLCVIFGQESSNGMCSMAQREHPENEDPDLMIGDDSQFHARNGYSRIDWTPSMERHLIDLLLKQVHRGNMMSGALDTEVWLDMCLSFMESFGLQPDEESLKDHHKSLGKQYRDMRILIDQRVFSWDETRQMLTARDDVWEAYTKEYPDVVSYRHKRKPNYNDLCLIYGNSTDRKDRRSGRDACCNGYGTILKNGYYGRTDWIPSMDRYFIDLMLEHVRQGSMIDKKFSKLAWGDMVAKFSAEFGYQYDKDVLKSRFMNLRKRFNDMKYLLDHDGFTWDEKRQMIIADDHLWAIYLKVLPDQIFFRTKFAMSLILAYICLLQEHPDARSYRNRTLPSYNDLFLIYGNANINGWNLEAENSSGEEEDESPFSSSPTRIHKTGSAGVKSDIDNDVLDTGFNDIFGDLQSLAAEFEIPDQRKKRKTDASSMAASRKAVRTNQGRLHPSDKRPVKVRTSFNNEDQYYSSIESIVDALQAIPGMDDVLFLDASKLLEDEKKARMFVAMDVHQRRKWLLRKLRR
- the LOC105792532 gene encoding uncharacterized protein LOC105792532 isoform X3 gives rise to the protein MGSNAPSSSDRARTNWTPTMERFFIDLMLDQMHRGNRLGHTFNKQAWTDMLSIFNAKFGCKYDRDTLKSHSTNLWKQYNDVKNLLEQNGFSWDDTRKLVVAPPHVWNAYIKGQPDAQVYRNRTLTNFSDLCLIYAYTQADGRYSRSSHDIDFDDDALGVNFGVGSSVPAVSDENLNIEWTPAMDQYFIEIMLENLRKGNKSKSTFSKQAWNDMLGSFNAKFCFQFSKSFLRRRYRKLLKHYSDVQSLLLQKGFSWDDKQKMIVADDLVWDNYIKAHPDAHTFRNKKMLNYRDLRLIYKNASNSVVSSHMRQGRYTGPKTLPVWTGEENRGHLHDRDEMLGPHWTSAMNRHLIDLLLNQALGGNKIGHAFVPEAWNQIVAMFNVKFGCHYDEEALKSQARHLRRQYNNIKILLEQNGFSWDDKREKVIAADHVWDAYMKEHPNTQSYRHKMVPDYHKLCVIFGQESSNGMCSMAQREHPENEDPDLMIGDDSQFHARNGYSRIDWTPSMERHLIDLLLKQVHRGNMMSGALDTEVWLDMCLSFMESFGLQPDEESLKDHHKSLGKQYRDMRILIDQRVFSWDETRQMLTARDDVWEAYTKEYPDVVSYRHKRKPNYNDLCLIYGNSTDRKDRRSGRDACCNGYGTILKNGYYGRTDWIPSMDRYFIDLMLEHVRQGSMIDKKFSKLAWGDMVAKFSAEFGYQYDKDVLKSRFMNLRKRFNDMKYLLDHDGFTWDEKRQMIIADDHLWAIYLKVLPDQIFFRTKFAMSLILAYICLLQEHPDARSYRNRTLPSYNDLFLIYGNANINGWNLEAENSSGEEEDESPFSSSPTRIHKTGSAGVKSDIDNDVLDTGFNDIFGDLQSLAAEFEIPDQRKKRKTDASSMAASRKAVRTNQGRLHPSDKRPVKVRTSFNNEDQYYSSIESIVDALQAIPGMDDVLFLDASKLLEDEKKARMFVAMDVHQRRKWLLRKLRR
- the LOC105792532 gene encoding uncharacterized protein LOC105792532 isoform X2; the encoded protein is MGSNAPSSSDRARTNWTPTMERFFIDLMLDQMHRGNRLGHTFNKQAWTDMLSIFNAKFGCKYDRDTLKSHSTNLWKQYNDVKNLLEQNGFSWDDTRKLVVAPPHVWNAYIKGQPDAQVYRNRTLTNFSDLCLIYAYTQADGRYSRSSHDIDFDDDALGVNFGVGSSVPAVSDENLNIEWTPAMDQYFIEIMLENLRKGNKSKSTFSKQAWNDMLGSFNAKFCFQFSKSFLRRRYRKLLKHYSDVQSLLLQKGFSWDDKQKMIVADDLVWDNYIKAHPDAHTFRNKKMLNYRDLRLIYKNASNSVVSSHMRQGRYTGPKTLPVWTGEENRGHLHDRDEMLGPHWTSAMNRHLIDLLLNQALGGNKIGHAFVPEAWNQIVAMFNVKFGCHYDEEALKSQARHLRRQYNNIKILLEQNGFSWDDKREKVIAADHVWDAYMKEHPNTQSYRHKMVPDYHKLCVIFGQESSNGMCSMAQREHPENEDPDLMIGDDSQFHARNGYSRIDWTPSMERHLIDLLLKQVHRGNMMSGALDTEVWLDMCLSFMESFGLQPDEESLKDHHKSLGKQYRDMRILIDQRVFSWDETRQMLTARDDVWEAYTKEYPDVVSYRHKRKPNYNDLCLIYGNSTDRKDRRSGRDACCNGYGTILKNGYYGRTDWIPSMDRYFIDLMLEHVRQGSMIDKKFSKLAWGDMVAKFSAEFGYQYDKDVLKSRFMNLRKRFNDMKYLLDHDGFTWDEKRQMIIADDHLWAIYLKVLPDQIFFRTKFAMSLILAYICLLQEHPDARSYRNRTLPSYNDLFLIYGNANINGWNLEAENSSGEEEDESPFSSSPTRIHKTGSAGVKSDIDNDVLDTGFNDIFGDLQSLAAEFEIPDQRKKRKTDASSMAASRKAVRTNQGRLHPSDKRPVKVRTSFNNEDQYYSSIESIVDALQAIPGMDDVLFLDASKLLEDEKKARMFVAMDVHQRRKWLLRKLRR
- the LOC105792533 gene encoding gamma conglutin 1; translated protein: MASSFLLFLLIFLSVSSFILLSESQKTSKPNRFVLQLQKDSKTKLYVTNIYKRTPSQKVPFVVDLNGRLLWVTCEKSYRSSTYHAPRCRSTQCSRADSHYCHICSTRDGPGCHNNTCGVMSMNPVTGLTAMSELAQDVLSIQSTQGSNPGPMVRVPQFLFTCAPSLLLQRGLPSTVQGVAGLGHSPISLPTQLASHFGSAGFAPTFALCLAPKGVMFFGDSPYYMLPNVDITRPLSYTPLIISPQGEYYMEVKSIKINDKDVPIDTALLSINKQSVGGTKLSTINPYTILHHSIFKAVTQFFSKELSAIPQVKPVAPFSACFNSKSFKNSRVGPGVPNIDLVLHDKHVMWRIYGANSLVEAAPGVSCLAFVDGGMKNNGASIIIGAYQMENNLVQFDMARSRLGFSSSLLFYKTSCNNFNFTAIP